The following are encoded together in the Thalassomonas haliotis genome:
- the lapB gene encoding lipopolysaccharide assembly protein LapB — MLELLFLLLPIAMGYGWFMGRNSIKQKDQSAKQDLSIKYSTGLNYLLSNQQDKAIDYLIEALKVEDDTVEAHFAMANLFRRRGELDRALKVHEFLVRQGHLPSQDKQQAVFELGKDFLSAGLYDRAEKMFTKVLKSKTYGLKALTYLMQIFQSTKDWQQGIALKKVIVKTKDKRLLHTLANFYCELATVALEKDEFIEVLELLESALSYDPNSCRANWLMAQIYENHQQYREASQCYRDIYQQDKDFFPEVIEPMHACYVHQDIEEEFFTFIRKVYEETGSSSALLKYLSHLESKYGINKAKEFLLSALKRRPTIRGFKHFVKMQMTDSEDNHTSEGLDVIKELISAYLNMRPRYTCHTCGFNSSTHYWSCPSCHGWEQLKPVRGLEGE; from the coding sequence ATGCTAGAGCTGTTATTTCTGTTGTTACCTATTGCCATGGGTTATGGCTGGTTTATGGGCCGCAACAGCATCAAGCAAAAAGATCAAAGTGCCAAGCAGGACTTGTCGATCAAATACTCCACCGGTTTAAATTACCTGCTTTCCAACCAGCAAGATAAAGCGATAGATTACCTGATTGAAGCTTTAAAGGTGGAAGATGATACCGTGGAAGCCCACTTTGCCATGGCCAATTTATTTCGCCGTCGGGGCGAGCTCGACCGGGCATTAAAAGTTCATGAATTTCTGGTAAGACAAGGGCACTTACCGAGCCAGGATAAACAGCAGGCGGTATTTGAACTCGGGAAAGACTTTTTAAGCGCCGGTTTATATGACCGCGCCGAAAAAATGTTTACTAAGGTCTTAAAGTCAAAAACTTATGGCTTGAAGGCCTTGACTTATCTGATGCAGATTTTTCAGTCTACCAAAGACTGGCAGCAGGGCATTGCTTTAAAAAAAGTCATTGTTAAAACCAAAGATAAGCGCCTTTTGCATACCCTGGCAAACTTCTATTGCGAGCTGGCGACCGTTGCACTGGAGAAAGACGAATTTATTGAAGTGCTGGAACTGTTGGAAAGTGCCTTAAGCTATGATCCCAATTCTTGCCGTGCTAACTGGCTGATGGCGCAGATTTATGAAAACCATCAACAATACCGGGAAGCGAGCCAGTGTTATCGGGATATATACCAGCAGGACAAGGACTTTTTCCCCGAGGTTATCGAACCTATGCACGCCTGTTATGTGCACCAGGATATTGAAGAAGAATTTTTTACTTTTATTCGTAAGGTTTATGAAGAAACCGGCAGTTCCAGCGCCTTGCTGAAATATCTGAGCCACCTGGAATCAAAGTACGGTATTAATAAGGCAAAAGAATTTTTATTGTCGGCGCTGAAACGCCGGCCGACGATTCGCGGCTTTAAGCATTTCGTTAAAATGCAGATGACAGACTCTGAGGATAATCACACCAGTGAAGGCTTAGATGTGATTAAAGAGCTGATCTCGGCTTATTTAAACATGAGACCCCGTTATACTTGCCATACCTGTGGTTTTAACAGCAGCACCCATTACTGGTCGTGTCCTTCCTGTCACGGCTGGGAGCAGTTAAAACCGGTGCGCGGACTCGAAGGGGAATAG
- a CDS encoding DUF1049 domain-containing protein encodes MRIVLLSFFILILFAIAFIFATVNNQVVDLNYLIAVAKPTVAQMVSLFTGIGFFLGLLTALLWKFVSALGGKKSSSEDIKVS; translated from the coding sequence TTGCGCATTGTTCTCTTGTCTTTTTTCATCTTGATCCTGTTTGCTATTGCTTTTATTTTCGCCACTGTGAATAACCAGGTTGTTGACCTTAACTATTTGATTGCTGTGGCAAAGCCAACAGTTGCACAAATGGTAAGTTTGTTTACCGGTATCGGTTTTTTCCTCGGCTTGCTTACCGCCCTGTTATGGAAGTTCGTCTCTGCCTTAGGCGGCAAAAAATCATCCTCTGAAGATATTAAGGTTAGCTGA
- the ihfB gene encoding integration host factor subunit beta, with amino-acid sequence MTKSELIERLAEKLNHLSAKDVEQAIKEILEMMAQSLSKGERIEIRGFGSFSLHFRAPRVGRNPKTGDAVELSGKYVPHFKPGKELRERVNLSHA; translated from the coding sequence ATGACCAAGTCAGAACTCATTGAAAGATTGGCAGAAAAATTAAACCATTTGTCTGCTAAAGATGTCGAACAAGCTATTAAAGAAATTCTTGAAATGATGGCGCAATCTTTGTCAAAAGGTGAGCGGATAGAAATAAGAGGCTTTGGTAGTTTTTCGCTACATTTTCGTGCTCCTCGAGTAGGCAGAAACCCTAAAACGGGTGATGCCGTAGAGCTATCCGGGAAATATGTTCCACATTTTAAACCTGGTAAAGAATTACGGGAAAGGGTCAACCTTTCTCATGCTTAA